In the genome of Acidobacteriota bacterium, one region contains:
- a CDS encoding amino acid adenylation domain-containing protein, with the protein MAQKVTAEDLARLDPEQRALYLQLLQQARGRRPARAEQVEAEESLTIPRRPEAEHWVLSPDQERLWLLHQLDPDSPAYHFAHPSYFQTRLDYPALVRSLREIRRRHEAWRTRFPAVDGRPVQVVESDPSLPLPVIDLRRVFRPGRESLVLALADVHRCQRFDLQRGPVMRTALVWLSEDEFMLLLTLHHIVADYLTMGKFWYELRTLYDAFSQGRPSPLPELRRQFADFAVWQRRRLETGDLEPDLAYWRQKLEDVPLILELPTDHPRPKIQRLVGTRSSLRVAAEPAEGLRRLARRHQASNFMILAALFQIVLMRFSGREKVLFGLPSSNRPVPETEPMLGFFLNQLMICTDLAGDPPFLEALARCRRASLEAYEHQDVSFHQLLEELRPVRDPSRPPGVQVTFFILETQSELEEQLHPLQNTDLDEGVAREDLTFFLWDHPQGFHGWFEYATDLFDATTIQRLGEHFRCLVDSVLAAPEERLSRLSGLRPGQRHQILVEWNRTPPASASPSLPELFRQRVAAVPEATAVIHGGDFLSFRELAAWVDDLTRRLAAAGVGPEEPVAVWTSRSPALVAAFLALLQGGGVYLPLDPEHPPERSRRVLDDSGTRVMLTATEELPPELGAGLRILSLAPPTAGGSGPSLSAASEPVGIHDLDRVTHLIYTSGSTGRPKGVAGTQRQLLARLGWVWRAHPFAAGPSGEQEVCAQKTPMSFVDSLWELLGAVLQGVPTVILPTEEVRDPLALVDRLAEHGISRLWLVPTLLRSMLDGVPDLRRRLPRLGLWVSSGEALPADLLERFEERMPGAVLLNLYGASEAWDAACYDPRSDDGRWRVPVGRPLDGVRLMVLSPQDEVQPLGVGGQIWVSGEVLARGYWRRPGFTAERFRPDPLGPPGSRRYATGDLGAWRRDGQMLYLRRCDHQVKIRGFRIEPREVETALMGHPAVQDCVVVAQEEALGGGGERPAGGARLVAYVVLRRQVEGLLGELRRHLQQRLPEYMVPAFFTVLDELPLNPSGKVDRSALPSHGAERPELSTGYVAPVTPLEHALCEIWEQVLGVERVGVYDDFFALGGDSVLGVQVAARATEAGLKVVPRQIFEYPNVAELAAACGAGGEGAEQGMVVGAAELTPAQREFFDRRPADLHHNNLPLLLEVPASVDGAPLDRRLLASALEHVLIHHDGLRASFLRLEEPSSSELPSEGWRQEIAGAEGARVEVPLWDLRRLRREHRGPALDTLCGMLQSGFDLQRPPLVRLALVRWDEDGALRLFLTAHHLVIDGVGLTLLVQDLQRAYGQLAAGTPVHLPPKTESVAAWSESWRALAGSSEVQEQKEHWLALTSAGVAGPVPDHVGGAGTAASEAVLETELPAEVTEALIKEVPASHRLGVDEVLLAALARAWRRVSGTPRLLVEVESHAAQTVAGAGLQRTVGWLSFSYPVLLDLEGAEGTEEELRRVKRSLRRDPHGGLSYAALRWAAEDPDLRKRLAAIEPVLGFAYLGHQGEPALAAQDGAPEPGQAFRPASEPSGAPRSPRQRLHPEVAVEAQVEGGRLRVSWSYPRDRYERATLEALAAALETEAGALVEHCRNAGAGELAPEDLNLLELDQETLDSILSKADLDEL; encoded by the coding sequence GCAGGTGGAGGCGGAGGAGAGCCTGACCATTCCCCGCCGACCGGAGGCGGAGCATTGGGTGCTGTCTCCGGACCAGGAGCGGCTGTGGCTGCTGCACCAGCTGGATCCGGACAGCCCGGCCTATCACTTCGCTCATCCGAGCTACTTCCAGACCCGTCTGGACTATCCGGCGTTGGTGCGCAGCCTGCGGGAAATCCGCCGCCGTCACGAGGCCTGGCGCACCCGCTTCCCGGCGGTGGACGGTCGGCCGGTGCAGGTGGTGGAGAGCGATCCCAGCTTGCCCCTGCCGGTGATCGATCTCCGGCGGGTTTTTCGTCCGGGCCGTGAGTCGTTGGTGCTGGCCCTGGCCGACGTGCACCGCTGCCAGCGCTTCGACCTGCAGCGCGGGCCGGTGATGCGCACCGCTCTGGTCTGGTTGAGCGAGGACGAGTTCATGCTCCTGCTCACCCTGCATCACATCGTCGCCGACTACCTCACCATGGGGAAGTTCTGGTACGAGCTGCGCACTCTCTACGACGCCTTCTCCCAGGGACGCCCCTCCCCTCTGCCGGAGCTCCGGCGGCAATTCGCCGACTTCGCCGTCTGGCAGCGCCGGCGGCTGGAAACCGGTGACCTGGAGCCGGATCTGGCCTACTGGCGCCAGAAGCTGGAGGATGTTCCGCTGATTCTCGAATTGCCCACGGACCACCCACGACCGAAGATCCAGCGGCTGGTGGGCACTCGATCTTCCTTGCGGGTGGCGGCGGAGCCGGCGGAGGGCTTGCGGCGATTGGCCCGGCGGCACCAGGCCTCCAACTTCATGATCCTGGCGGCTCTCTTCCAGATCGTTCTGATGCGCTTCTCAGGCCGGGAGAAGGTTCTTTTCGGGCTTCCCAGCTCCAACCGGCCGGTGCCGGAGACCGAGCCCATGCTCGGCTTCTTTCTCAACCAGCTGATGATCTGCACCGATCTGGCCGGGGATCCGCCATTCCTCGAAGCCCTGGCGCGCTGCCGCCGCGCTTCCCTGGAGGCCTACGAGCACCAGGATGTGTCCTTCCATCAGCTCTTGGAAGAGCTGCGGCCGGTGAGGGACCCCAGCCGGCCGCCGGGGGTTCAGGTGACCTTCTTCATCCTGGAGACTCAGAGCGAGCTGGAGGAGCAGCTGCACCCGCTGCAGAACACCGACCTCGACGAGGGGGTGGCGCGGGAGGATTTGACCTTCTTCCTCTGGGATCACCCCCAGGGTTTCCACGGCTGGTTCGAATACGCTACCGACCTCTTCGATGCCACGACCATCCAGCGTCTGGGAGAGCATTTCCGCTGCTTGGTGGACTCGGTGCTGGCGGCGCCGGAGGAACGCCTCTCGAGGCTTTCGGGGCTGCGTCCGGGGCAGCGTCACCAGATCTTGGTGGAGTGGAATCGGACGCCGCCGGCGTCGGCCTCGCCGTCGCTGCCGGAGCTTTTCCGGCAGCGGGTGGCGGCGGTGCCGGAGGCGACGGCTGTGATCCACGGAGGCGATTTCCTGAGCTTCCGAGAGCTGGCTGCCTGGGTCGATGACTTGACGCGCCGGCTGGCCGCTGCGGGAGTCGGGCCGGAAGAGCCGGTGGCGGTGTGGACGTCCCGTTCCCCGGCGCTGGTGGCCGCGTTCCTGGCCCTCTTGCAGGGGGGCGGGGTCTACCTGCCGCTGGATCCGGAACATCCGCCGGAGCGAAGCCGCCGGGTGCTGGACGATTCGGGGACGCGGGTGATGCTGACCGCCACCGAGGAGCTGCCGCCGGAGCTCGGCGCCGGGTTGCGTATCCTGTCCCTGGCACCGCCAACGGCTGGCGGCAGCGGCCCTAGCCTCTCGGCGGCATCGGAGCCGGTGGGGATCCACGACCTCGACCGGGTCACTCACCTGATCTACACCTCCGGCTCCACCGGCCGGCCCAAGGGCGTGGCGGGTACCCAGCGCCAGCTCCTGGCGCGCCTCGGTTGGGTGTGGCGGGCGCATCCTTTCGCGGCCGGCCCCTCCGGGGAGCAGGAGGTCTGCGCCCAAAAGACGCCCATGAGCTTCGTGGACTCGCTCTGGGAGCTTCTGGGGGCCGTGCTCCAGGGAGTGCCGACGGTGATTCTGCCCACCGAGGAGGTGCGCGACCCTCTGGCCTTGGTGGATCGCCTGGCGGAACATGGAATCTCCCGACTGTGGCTGGTTCCGACGCTGCTGCGCTCGATGCTCGACGGGGTGCCGGACCTGCGTCGGCGCTTGCCGCGGTTGGGCCTGTGGGTGAGCAGCGGCGAGGCGTTGCCGGCGGACCTCTTGGAGCGTTTCGAGGAGCGCATGCCGGGGGCCGTGCTGCTCAATCTTTATGGCGCTTCCGAGGCCTGGGACGCCGCTTGTTACGACCCCCGGAGCGACGACGGGCGCTGGCGGGTGCCGGTGGGCCGGCCCTTGGACGGGGTGCGGTTGATGGTCCTCAGCCCCCAGGACGAGGTCCAGCCCTTGGGGGTCGGAGGACAGATCTGGGTCTCCGGCGAGGTTCTGGCCCGCGGCTATTGGCGCCGTCCCGGATTCACCGCCGAGCGCTTTCGGCCCGATCCCCTGGGCCCCCCGGGGAGCCGTCGCTATGCCACCGGCGATCTGGGAGCGTGGCGCCGGGATGGCCAGATGCTCTATCTGCGCCGCTGCGATCATCAGGTCAAGATCCGCGGTTTTCGCATCGAGCCACGGGAGGTCGAGACGGCGTTGATGGGCCATCCGGCGGTGCAGGACTGCGTGGTGGTGGCCCAGGAGGAAGCCCTTGGAGGCGGCGGCGAGAGGCCGGCGGGGGGCGCCCGCCTGGTGGCCTACGTCGTGCTCCGGCGCCAGGTCGAAGGGCTCCTGGGGGAGCTGCGCCGGCATCTCCAGCAGCGGCTGCCGGAGTACATGGTGCCGGCCTTCTTCACCGTGCTGGACGAGTTGCCGCTGAATCCGTCGGGGAAGGTGGATCGGTCGGCCTTGCCGTCCCACGGCGCCGAGCGGCCCGAGCTGAGCACCGGCTACGTTGCTCCCGTGACCCCCTTGGAGCATGCCCTATGCGAGATCTGGGAGCAGGTGCTGGGGGTCGAGCGGGTGGGTGTCTACGACGATTTCTTCGCCCTCGGCGGAGATTCGGTGCTCGGAGTACAGGTGGCGGCGCGGGCGACGGAGGCGGGGCTCAAAGTGGTGCCGCGACAGATCTTCGAGTACCCCAACGTCGCCGAGCTGGCGGCGGCCTGCGGCGCCGGCGGCGAGGGTGCGGAGCAGGGCATGGTGGTGGGCGCCGCGGAGCTGACGCCGGCCCAGCGGGAGTTCTTCGACCGCCGGCCTGCAGATCTCCACCACAACAACCTGCCGCTGCTCTTGGAGGTGCCGGCGTCGGTAGACGGGGCGCCGCTGGACCGCCGTCTCTTGGCCTCTGCTCTGGAACATGTGCTGATCCACCACGATGGCCTGCGGGCGTCCTTCCTGCGGCTCGAGGAGCCGTCGTCCTCCGAGCTGCCCTCCGAAGGCTGGCGTCAGGAGATCGCCGGCGCGGAGGGGGCGCGGGTGGAGGTCCCGCTGTGGGATCTGCGGCGGTTGCGCCGCGAGCATCGCGGGCCCGCCCTCGACACCCTCTGCGGCATGCTGCAGTCCGGCTTCGACCTGCAACGACCGCCGCTGGTACGCCTGGCGCTGGTGCGTTGGGACGAGGACGGTGCTCTGCGGCTCTTCCTCACCGCCCATCACCTGGTGATAGACGGTGTCGGGCTGACCCTCCTCGTCCAGGACCTCCAGCGGGCCTACGGTCAGCTGGCCGCCGGGACGCCGGTGCACCTGCCCCCAAAGACCGAGTCGGTAGCAGCCTGGAGCGAGAGCTGGAGAGCGCTGGCTGGTTCCTCGGAGGTCCAGGAGCAAAAAGAACATTGGCTGGCTCTGACGTCGGCGGGGGTGGCTGGGCCGGTGCCGGATCATGTCGGCGGGGCGGGTACCGCGGCGTCGGAGGCGGTGCTCGAGACGGAGTTGCCGGCGGAGGTCACCGAGGCCTTGATCAAGGAGGTGCCGGCGAGCCATCGACTGGGAGTGGACGAGGTGTTACTGGCGGCCTTGGCCCGCGCCTGGCGCCGGGTGTCCGGGACTCCCCGGCTGCTGGTGGAGGTGGAGAGCCACGCGGCCCAGACCGTCGCCGGCGCCGGACTTCAGCGAACCGTCGGCTGGCTGAGCTTCTCCTATCCGGTATTGCTCGATCTGGAGGGGGCGGAAGGGACCGAAGAAGAACTGCGGCGGGTCAAGCGGTCGCTACGCCGGGACCCCCACGGTGGTCTGTCCTATGCCGCCCTGCGCTGGGCGGCGGAAGACCCCGATCTTCGCAAGCGCCTCGCCGCCATCGAGCCCGTCCTCGGCTTCGCCTATCTGGGGCATCAAGGCGAACCGGCTCTTGCCGCGCAAGACGGTGCGCCGGAGCCCGGTCAGGCGTTTCGGCCGGCGTCGGAGCCCTCCGGCGCACCGCGTAGCCCGCGCCAGCGGCTGCATCCGGAAGTGGCGGTAGAAGCGCAGGTCGAGGGGGGGCGGCTGCGGGTCTCCTGGAGCTATCCCCGGGACCGCTATGAACGGGCGACCCTCGAGGCGTTGGCGGCGGCGCTGGAGACCGAGGCCGGCGCCTTGGTGGAACATTGCCGCAACGCCGGTGCCGGCGAGCTGGCGCCGGAAGATCTCAACCTGCTGGAGCTGGATCAGGAGACCCTGGACTCGATCCTCTCCAAAGCCGATTTGGACGAGCTCTGA